From Variimorphobacter saccharofermentans, one genomic window encodes:
- a CDS encoding serine hydrolase domain-containing protein — MNKKIKRLIYVFPIIFSMLFPSTALASSVTTSDMSQMVTTTPSKSTDYTTASDLAKAKAEALLSMYGATSVQYALIDHGKIVLSGQAGVYSMESGKSPAKDTLYGIGSISKVFTATAVMQLVDEGKINLDTPVYKYLPEFQMADSRYKAITVRMLLNHSSGLMGSTYANSFSFAEKSNSCFDYLLKYLKTSRLKADPGMFSVYCNDGFTLAELLVEKISGISFTQYIKDNISTPLTMKNTFTPNNDFSRSRLAKGYFPGIQYTLPTEAINIIGTGGIYSTAEDMCQFATTFMSNSTPILSTEAVNAMANPEYRSGLWAEGPSSILSYGLGWDSVDTYPFTEYGIKALVKGGDTLQYHGSLVVLPEENMAMTVLSSGGSSTLNQLLAQEVLLSVLQEKGSISEIHENVTFQEPVMISVPDALAKYNGFYANRDEVVSITINPEGTLTMKDILSPEDLLTFIHTGDGKFYAPDGSYYLSFSELYNGYTYIKVSGYSEAPGLGQVVQSEYQYQKLEANPLSNQVKTAWQKRNNKNYFMVDEAYTSELYAIYLPALKISLSDELEGYYLDAKITGKNSAKTVLQIPAMNGRDLVDYQFYIKDNKEYLEAGGTHYISEDAISTFSTKSSFTCKINKSGEANWYKIGKKSEGKKIQVTVPKNSSFSVYDENGACIHNSLVFKSNTVTLPKDGYIVFVGNANAKFKVSYTK, encoded by the coding sequence ATGAATAAAAAGATAAAAAGATTAATATATGTATTTCCAATTATATTTTCTATGCTGTTTCCATCTACTGCGCTGGCCAGCTCCGTGACTACTTCTGACATGTCGCAAATGGTAACAACTACCCCTAGTAAATCTACTGATTATACGACAGCATCAGATTTGGCAAAAGCAAAAGCGGAAGCCCTTCTATCCATGTATGGGGCAACTAGTGTACAATACGCCCTGATTGATCATGGAAAGATTGTACTCTCCGGCCAAGCCGGTGTCTATAGTATGGAAAGCGGAAAATCACCTGCAAAAGATACTCTATACGGTATCGGATCCATCAGTAAGGTTTTTACTGCTACAGCAGTTATGCAACTGGTTGATGAGGGAAAAATAAATCTCGATACTCCTGTTTATAAATATCTGCCTGAGTTTCAGATGGCAGATAGTCGATATAAAGCAATTACGGTAAGAATGCTGTTGAATCATTCTTCCGGGTTAATGGGAAGTACATATGCAAATTCCTTTTCTTTTGCAGAGAAGAGTAATTCATGCTTCGATTATTTGCTAAAGTATTTAAAGACATCCCGTTTAAAAGCGGATCCGGGTATGTTTTCTGTATATTGTAATGACGGATTTACCCTCGCCGAGCTTCTGGTAGAAAAAATAAGCGGAATTAGTTTTACACAATATATCAAGGACAATATAAGTACACCTCTTACAATGAAGAATACCTTTACCCCGAATAATGATTTTTCAAGAAGTCGTCTGGCAAAGGGGTATTTCCCCGGAATACAATATACTCTTCCCACAGAAGCAATTAATATTATCGGTACAGGCGGAATATATTCAACTGCTGAGGATATGTGTCAGTTTGCTACAACGTTCATGTCAAATTCTACTCCTATCCTATCTACTGAAGCAGTAAATGCAATGGCAAATCCGGAATATCGGTCCGGACTCTGGGCAGAGGGGCCTTCCTCGATATTATCCTACGGACTGGGATGGGATAGCGTTGATACCTACCCTTTTACAGAATACGGAATAAAGGCACTCGTTAAAGGTGGCGATACCCTTCAATATCATGGAAGCCTTGTCGTACTACCAGAAGAAAATATGGCCATGACCGTATTATCCTCCGGCGGTTCTAGTACCTTAAACCAGCTGTTGGCTCAAGAAGTGTTACTTTCTGTTCTACAGGAAAAAGGCAGCATTTCAGAAATTCACGAAAATGTTACTTTTCAAGAACCGGTTATGATCTCTGTACCGGATGCATTAGCAAAATACAATGGATTTTACGCCAATCGGGATGAGGTTGTATCCATAACAATTAATCCGGAGGGCACGCTTACCATGAAGGATATTCTGTCTCCGGAGGATCTTTTGACCTTTATTCATACAGGAGACGGTAAATTCTATGCACCCGACGGATCTTATTATCTATCATTTTCAGAATTATATAATGGTTACACCTATATTAAGGTTAGTGGTTATAGCGAAGCACCCGGGTTAGGTCAGGTAGTACAATCCGAATATCAGTATCAGAAATTAGAGGCGAATCCTCTTTCCAATCAAGTCAAAACAGCATGGCAAAAGAGAAACAACAAGAATTATTTCATGGTAGATGAGGCATACACTTCCGAATTATACGCTATTTATTTACCAGCACTGAAAATAAGCTTATCCGATGAATTGGAAGGTTATTATCTTGATGCCAAAATCACCGGCAAAAACTCTGCGAAAACAGTTCTTCAAATACCTGCAATGAATGGACGCGACCTGGTTGATTACCAGTTCTATATCAAGGACAATAAGGAATACCTGGAAGCTGGCGGAACACATTATATTTCGGAGGATGCAATCTCTACTTTTTCCACGAAATCCTCCTTTACCTGCAAAATTAATAAATCGGGCGAGGCAAACTGGTATAAAATCGGTAAAAAATCTGAAGGTAAGAAAATACAAGTTACTGTACCGAAAAACTCCTCCTTTAGTGTTTATGATGAGAATGGAGCCTGTATTCATAACTCTTTAGTCTTTAAATCAAATACAGTTACCTTACCCAAAGATGGTTATATCGTATTTGTCGGTAATGCTAATGCAAAGTTCAAAGTTTCTTATACGAAATAA
- a CDS encoding ATP-binding cassette domain-containing protein, with protein MNCVEVKHVTKNFGNTCALDDICLSFEENKIYGLLGRNGAGKSTLLNVITNRIYADQGEVYVNGEPVKDNDKALGQLYLMSEKTYYPEKMKIKDIFKWTKTFYPDFDEEYAANLAERFGLKLTKNVKSLSTGYTSIFKLIIALSVNTPYIFLDEPVLGLDANHRDLFYRILLEKYSENPCTIVISTHLIEEISNLIENIIIIKKSKIIRNESCESLLAGGYTVSGSTALVDSYISGKNVIGIDSLGGLKSAYILGKKEEELPDGLEVSKLDLQKLFVQLTN; from the coding sequence ATGAATTGTGTAGAAGTAAAACATGTTACCAAGAACTTTGGAAACACCTGCGCATTAGATGATATCTGTTTAAGCTTTGAGGAAAATAAAATTTATGGATTGCTCGGAAGGAACGGCGCTGGTAAATCCACTTTACTTAATGTTATTACAAATCGTATCTATGCTGATCAGGGTGAAGTATATGTCAATGGGGAGCCCGTAAAGGATAATGATAAAGCATTGGGGCAGCTTTATTTGATGAGTGAGAAGACCTATTATCCGGAGAAAATGAAGATTAAGGATATTTTTAAATGGACAAAAACCTTTTATCCTGATTTTGACGAAGAGTATGCCGCTAATCTGGCAGAACGTTTTGGGCTAAAGCTTACAAAGAATGTAAAGTCCCTTTCCACAGGCTATACCTCCATATTTAAGCTGATTATTGCATTATCTGTTAATACACCTTACATTTTTCTAGATGAGCCCGTGCTGGGTCTTGATGCGAATCATAGAGATTTATTCTATCGTATCCTTCTGGAGAAATATAGTGAAAATCCCTGTACGATTGTCATTTCTACTCACTTAATTGAAGAGATTTCGAATTTAATAGAAAATATTATCATTATAAAGAAGAGTAAAATTATTCGAAACGAATCCTGTGAATCGTTACTTGCAGGGGGATATACTGTATCTGGTAGCACCGCTTTAGTTGATTCTTATATTAGTGGCAAAAATGTTATCGGAATTGACTCTCTTGGTGGTCTAAAATCAGCATATATCCTCGGTAAAAAAGAGGAAGAATTACCCGATGGGCTGGAGGTATCTAAACTTGACTTACAAAAATTATTTGTACAGCTTACGAATTAA
- a CDS encoding GntR family transcriptional regulator, translating to MVINFESDKPIFLQIAEGIEGAILSGAYEEESQIPSITEFSVTYKINPATALKGINILVENGIVYKKRGLGMFVSTGARNKLCSKRREQFYSSYILDVVEEAKRLDLSELEVKSMIERGFKE from the coding sequence GTGGTAATTAATTTTGAATCGGATAAACCAATCTTTCTTCAAATAGCAGAAGGAATTGAAGGCGCTATATTGTCCGGAGCATATGAAGAGGAAAGCCAGATTCCATCCATAACTGAGTTTTCGGTAACCTATAAGATTAATCCGGCAACGGCACTGAAAGGAATTAATATACTTGTTGAGAATGGAATTGTGTATAAGAAGCGTGGTCTCGGAATGTTCGTATCTACCGGAGCGAGAAATAAGCTCTGCAGCAAAAGAAGGGAACAATTTTACTCCAGCTATATACTAGATGTGGTTGAAGAAGCCAAAAGGCTAGATTTATCGGAATTAGAAGTAAAATCAATGATAGAAAGAGGGTTTAAGGAATGA